Proteins encoded in a region of the Suricata suricatta isolate VVHF042 chromosome 10, meerkat_22Aug2017_6uvM2_HiC, whole genome shotgun sequence genome:
- the ZBED4 gene encoding zinc finger BED domain-containing protein 4, with translation MENNQEPHPTGDGECVSDKINFKIEEEDGVRTPNHGLGKVESEHEQDRKRADGSGERAEAGEAGRGCERPGKGPPADQEEEYGSLFSQYSSTLYDVAMEAVTQSLLAGRGVSSRKKSPAWKHFFISPRDSTKAICTYCMKEFSRGKNEKDLSTSCLMRHVRRAHPTVLGPESGGLPALPTLAPPPPQPPPQLPPPAEAGDPGALLAPVKLAPKLASKVPSPEDVTEESVIPEEVASEKQGREEAPGGPPPLPTLPCEEAPENGLERNPPLPKSASGSRRRSAVWRHFYLSPLDNSKAVCVHCMNEFSRGKNGKDLGTSCLIRHMWRAHRSIVLQESGGGTGIPPPYAAPPTLLPALPPAEGGPGSVSSSPRALVQESPSASPDRPAEDLQRHPSPRDAPTEDTLAPSLDDVGEALRVASPEKPQPPESGAVFQQNKKAMKRLKSEVWHHFSLAPTDSLKAVCRHCACVISRGKRGDVGTSCLMRHLYRRHPEVVGSHKGLLGTGLANSPYATLASAESSSSKLTDLPTMATKHNQVLFPMNSKKTSKLWNHFSVCAADPTKVVCLHCGRTISRGKKPTNLGTSCLLRHLQRFHGSALKTDAPRAARPPSPGLRGPLGAGLSGPTPVNDTTEKFYDSHPVAKKITSLIAEMIALDLQPYSFVDNVGFNRLLEYLKPQYSLPSPSYFSRTAIPGMYDNVKQIVMSHLKEAESGVVHFTSGIWMSNQTREYLTLTAHWVTFASSARPYREDRHCSALLDVSQVDCDYSGSSIRKQLECWWEAWVTSPGLQVGITVTDNASIGKTLSEGERASVQCFSHTVDLVVGEAIKSQRMVQNLLSTARKICERVHRSPRAKEKLAELQKEYALPQRHLIQDVPSRWSTSFHMLERLIEQKRAINEMSVECNFRELISCDQWEVMQSVCHALKPFDAASREMSAHASTLGQVIPMIHILNRKIEMLFEETMGIDTMLKSLKEAMVSRLAATLHDPRYVFATLLDPRYKASLFSEEEAEQYKQDLIRELEGLHSTSEDVPVSNGRAPGSPSKDSVGEENLWSLMAKMTKKGPREKTKVPEDMVLAYLEEEVLEHSCDPLTYWNLKRSAWPGLSALAVRFLGCPPSIVPSERLFSTPTENGSFGQSRLMMEHFEKLIFLKVNLPLIYFQY, from the exons ATGGAGAATAACCAGGAACCTCATCCCACAGGGGATGGCGAATGTGTTTCcgataaaataaattttaaaatagaagaggaagatggCGTTCGGACTCCGAATCACGGTTTGGGAAAAGTGGAGAGTGAACACGAGCAGGACCGAAAACGGGCTGACGGCAGTGGGGAGCGGGCGGAGGCGGGGGAGGCGGGCCGGGGCTGCGAGCGCCCCGGGAAGGGCCCGCCCGCCGACCAGGAGGAGGAGTACGGGTCCCTGTTTTCCCAGTACAGCAGCACGCTGTACGACGTGGCCATGGAGGCCGTGACGCAGAGCCTGCTGGCCGGCCGGGGCGTCAGCTCCAGGAAGAAGTCTCCGGCCTGGAAGCACTTCTTCATCTCGCCGCGGGACAGCACCAAGGCCATCTGCACGTACTGCATGAAGGAGTTCAGCCGCGGGAAGAACGAGAAGGACCTGAGCACCAGCTGCCTCATGCGGCACGTGCGCAGGGCCCACCCCACGGTGCTCGGCCCCGAGAGCGGCGGCCTGCCCGCCCTGCCCACCCTCGCCCCCCCGCCACCGCAG CCGCCACCGCAGCTGCCGCCGCCCGCCGAGGCCGGGGACCCGGGCGCCCTGCTCGCACCTGTCAAGCTCGCCCCAAAACTGGCGTCGAAGGTCCCTTCCCCCGAAGACGTGACGGAGGAGTCTGTGATCCCCGAAGAAGTCGCCTCCgagaagcagggcagggaggaggccccCGGGGGCCCGCCgcccctgcccaccctgccctgcGAGGAGGCCCCCGAGAACGGCCTGGAGAGAAACCCCCCGCTCCCGAAGAGCGCGTCCGGCTCCCGGAGGCGCTCCGCCGTGTGGAGACACTTCTACCTGTCGCCGCTGGACAACTCCAAGGCCGTGTGCGTCCACTGCATGAATGAGTTCAGCCGGGGGAAGAACGGCAAGGACCTGGGCACCAGCTGCCTCATCAGGCACATGTGGCGCGCGCACCGCTCCATCGTGCTGCAGGAGAGCGGCGGGGGCACGGGCATCCCGCCCCCCTACgccgccccccccaccctgctgcccGCCCTGCCGCCCGCAGAGGGGGGCCCGGGCTCCGTGTCGTCCTCCCCCCGGGCGCTGGTCCAGGAGTCCCCCTCCGCGTCCCCCGACCGGCCGGCCGAGGACCTGCAGCGGCACCCTAGCCCCAGAGACGCGCCGACGGAGGACACGTTGGCCCCGTCCCTCGATGACGTGGGCGAGGCCTTGAGGGTGGCCTCTCCCGAGAAGCCGCAGCCGCCGGAATCCGGGGCCGTGTTCCAGCAGAACAAGAAGGCCATGAAGAGGCTGAAGTCGGAAGTTTGGCATCACTTCTCTTTGGCGCCCACGGACAGCCTCAAGGCCGTGTGCAGACACTGCGCCTGCGTCATCAgcagggggaagaggggtgacGTGGGCACCAGCTGTCTGATGCGGCACCTCTACAGACGCCACCCCGAGGTCGTGGGGAGCCACAAGGGCTTGCTGGGCACGGGCTTGGCGAATTCTCCGTACGCTACCTTAGCTTCTGCAGAAAGTTCCTCCTCCAAATTGACGGACTTGCCAACGATGGCTACAAAACACAATCAAGTTCTATTTCCCATGAACAGCAAAAAGACCTCCAAGTTATGGAACCACTTCTCGGTCTGCGCCGCCGACCCCACGAAAGTCGTGTGCTTGCACTGCGGCCGCACGATAAGCAGGGGGAAGAAGCCCACCAACCTGGGCACCAGCTGCCTCCTGCGGCACCTGCAGCGCTTCCACGGCAGCGCGCTGAAGACGGACGCGCCCCGGGCCGCgcggcccccctcccccggcctccgCGGGCCCCTGGGCGCGGGGCTGTCGGGGCCCACCCCCGTGAACGACACCACCGAGAAGTTTTATGATTCCCATCCAGTTGCCAAAAAAATCACAAGTCTCATAGCTGAAATGATTGCACTTGACCTCCAGCCATACTCTTTTGTAGACAACGTTGGCTTTAACAGGCTGCTCGAATACTTGAAACCTCAGTACTCCCTGCCCTCGCCCTCCTACTTCTCCAGGACCGCCATCCCAGGCATGTACGATAATGTGAAGCAGATAGTCATGTCCCAcctgaaggaggcagagagcGGCGTGGTCCACTTCACGTCCGGGATATGGATGAGCAACCAGACCCGCGAGTACCTGACGCTCACCGCGCACTGGGTCACCTTCGCGTCGTCGGCCCGGCCGTACCGTGAGGACCGCCACTGCTCGGCCCTGCTGGACGTGTCCCAGGTCGACTGTGACTACAGCGGCAGCAGCATCAGGAAGCAGCTGGAGTGCTGGTGGGAGGCCTGGGTGACATCCCCCGGCCTCCAGGTCGGGATCACGGTCACCGACAACGCAAGCATAGGGAAGACGCTGAGCGAAGGGGAGCGGGCGAGCGTGCAGTGCTTCAGCCACACGGTCGACCTCGTGGTCGGCGAGGCCATCAAGAGCCAGCGGATGGTCCAGAACCTGCTTAGCACCGCGCGGAAAATCTGCGAGCGGGTGCATCGGTCGCCCCGAGCGAAGGAGAAGCTGGCAGAGCTGCAGAAGGAGTATGCGCTGCCGCAGCGCCACCTCATCCAGGACGTCCCCTCCCGCTGGAGCACGTCCTTCCACATGCTGGAGCGGCTCATCGAGCAGAAGCGGGCCATCAATGAGATGTCCGTCGAGTGCAACTTCAGAGAGCTGATCAGCTGCGACCAGTGGGAGGTCATGCAGTCCGTGTGCCACGCGCTGAAGCCCTTCGACGCCGCGAGCCGGGAGATGAGCGCCCACGCGTCCACGCTGGGGCAGGTCATCCCCATGATCCACATCCTCAACAGGAAGATCGAGATGCTCTTTGAGGAGACGATGGGCATCGACACCATGCTCAAGTCTCTGAAGGAGGCCATGGTGAGCCGCCTGGCCGCCACGCTCCACGACCCCAGGTACGTCTTCGCCACATTGCTGGACCCTCGCTACAAGGCCTCCCTGTTCTCGGAGGAGGAGGCGGAGCAGTACAAGCAGGATCTAATCAGGGAACTGGAGGGGCTCCACTCTACCTCAGAGGACGTGCCCGTCTCCAACGGGCGCGCCCCAGGCTCCCCCTCCAAAGACTCAGTTGGGGAGGAAAACCTGTGGTCGCTCATGGCCAAGATGACCAAGAAGGGCCCCAGGGAAAAGACGAAGGTGCCCGAGGACATGGTGCTTGCGTATCTGGAGGAGGAGGTGCTGGAACACAGCTGTGACCCCCTCACCTACTGGAACCTGAAGAGGTCGGCCTGGCCCGGCCTCTCCGCTCTGGCTGTTAGGTTTCTGGGCTGCCCCCCGAGTATTGTCCCTTCTGAAAGGCTGTTCAGCACACCCACCGAGAACGGCAGCTTTGGCCAGTCCAGGCTCATGATggaacattttgaaaaacttatCTTTTTGAAAGTGAATCTTCCCTTAATATACTTTCAGTATTGA